A section of the Carassius carassius chromosome 17, fCarCar2.1, whole genome shotgun sequence genome encodes:
- the LOC132161306 gene encoding E3 ubiquitin/ISG15 ligase TRIM25-like isoform X3, with protein sequence MAENMSLLGLEDELTCSICLCLFENPVSLICGHSFCANCLEATWNDRVSSLSCPQCRMVFTSKPELKKNTVLSAVLDAYRIKAGVSEPVKEHFEVKMKDPDVIKCDNCMEAKAVKTCLTCMASYCEEHVRPHRENAIFRAHQLSDPLPDLMERLCSDHGKLMEFYCNQHQSCMCSTCLQDMHKGCEFITADERRFKQKTDLTDKLNILDVKMDKNQQVMTQMKEQQVKLKELATTRKRILETEYRQIREMIDRDEKEAMLTIDKEQEKGQSKLVTMIKKFNENIEKMSRTKSEINILLDQSQSLAFIKASVDLPSVVNFEPHNPRVNVESKEVIAYHASAVALKEWITKLMQQPLENRISLLKPEFEKSVLGAGNQFPGIPIEIPPLLPNPRDMWMQKAPIAWFDPSAHLTSPSPTSGPKAKAPGTKQKNFSKPAKDQKDRKDQKPNKPRNPSKGANPVFSKSMENLLDITVKTVDIPDINPPAVSPDVLNSVKRSDLLKYGTILNFDVRTAHKRILLTENNTKATVSDDPAHYPDIPLRFSVCSQVLCTKGFSQGRHYWEIKMSSNNFCGLGLAYGRIDRKGPSSRLGRNADSWCVEWFNVKLSAWHNSIETVLQNPNPSRVGVLLDCDQGSATFYNVQDRAYPFHTFVFPFIEAVYPAFWIFSNTSSVTLCKLNN encoded by the exons ATGGCGGAAAATATGTCTCTGCTGGGTCTTGAAgatgagttaacatgtagtatcTGTTTATGTCTGTTCGAGAACCCGGTGAGTTTAATCTGTGGACACAGTTTCTGCGCTAACTGTCTCGAAGCGACATGGAACGACAGGGTATCATCTCTGTCCTGTCCTCAATGTCGAATGGTGTTCACCAGTAAACCTGAATTAAAGAAGAACACCGTCCTCAGCGCAGTGCTCGACGCCTATAGAATAAAAGCAGGCGTCTCTGAACCAGTCAAGGaacattttgaggtgaaaatgaaaGATCCAGATGTAATCAAATGTGATAACTGCATGGAAGCCAAAGCCGTCAAAACTTGTCTGACATGTATGGCGTCTTATTGTGAGGAGCATGTCAGGCCCCACCGGGAGAATGCCATTTTCCGGGCGCATCAACTGTCTGATCCGCTGCCAGATCTAATGGAGCGTCTCTGTTCAGATCATGGCAAACTGATGGAGTTCTACTGCAATCAACACCAGAGCTGCATGTGCAGTACCTGTCTGCAGGACATGCATAAAGGCTGTGAGTTTATCACGGCAGATGAGCGACGCTTCAAACAAAAG ACTGACCTGACTGACAAGCTCAACATCCTTGATGTCAAAATGGACAAGAATCAGCAGGTTATGACACAGATGAAGGAGCAACAAGTCAAATTAAAG GAGCTAGCTACAACCCGCAAACGTATTCTTGAGACTGAATACAGGCAGATTAGAGAAATGATTGACCGAGATGAGAAAGAAGCCATGCTTACTATCGATAAGGAACAGGAAAAAGGTCAGAGCAAACTGGTCACCATGATAAAGAAATTTAATGAGAACATCGAGAAGATGAGTAGGACCAAATCTGAGATCAACATTCTGCTGGACCAGTCGCAGTCACTAGCATTCATAAAG GCCTCTGTGGATTTGCCCTCTGTGGTAAATTTTGAGCCCCATAACCCTCGTGTGAATGTGGAAAGTAAAGAGGTGATAGCTTATCATGCCTCTGCAGTTGCACTGAAGGAGTGGATCACCAAATTAATGCAGCAGCCATTAGAAAACAGAATCTCTTTACTTAAACCAG agtttGAGAAATCTGTTCTTGGCGCAG GAAACCAATTCCCTGGAATCCCAATTGAGATTCCTCCCCTCTTGCCAAATCCAAGAGACATGT gGATGCAAAAGGCACCAATTGCGTGGTTTGACCCTTCAGCACATTTGACATCTCCCAGTCCAACCTCTGGTCCCAAAGCCAAGGCTCCAGGAACTAAACAGAAAAATTTCA GCAAGCCTGCTAAAGATCAGAAAGATCGCAAAGACCAGAAGCCAAACA AACCTAGGAATCCTTCTAAAGGAGCAAATCCTGTTTTCTCCAAAAGCATGGAAAACTTGCTTGACATCACAGTTAAAACTGTAGACATACCTGACATAA ATCCACCTGCTGTTTCACCAGATGTGCTAAACTCTGTTAAACGAAGTGACCTTCTTAAAT ATGGCACTATCCTCAATTTTGACGTCAGAACAGCTCACAAGCGGATCTTGCTGACTGAAAACAACACCAAAGCCACAGTCTCGGATGACCCAGCTCATTATCCAGATATTCCCCTTCGCTTTTCTGTTTGTTCCCAGGTGCTCTGCACAAAGGGTTTCTCTCAGGGCCGTCATTATTGGGAGATCAAAATGAGCAGTAACAACTTCTGCGGACTGGGACTTGCATATGGAAGAATCGACCGCAAGGGTCCGTCTAGCCGTCTGGGGCGTAATGCAGACTCCTGGTGTGTGGAGTGGTTTAACGTGAAGCTTTCTGCATGGCACAACAGCATCGAGACGGTGCTGCAGAATCCCAACCCGAGCCGCGTGGGCGTCTTGCTGGACTGTGATCAGGGAAGTGCAACATTCTATAATGTGCAGGACAGGGCCTACCCTTTCCACACATTTGTCTTTCCTTTTATTGAGGCTGTATATCCTGCTTTCTGGATCTTCTCAAATACCTCTTCTGTCACTTTGTGCAAGCTCAACAATTGA
- the LOC132161306 gene encoding E3 ubiquitin/ISG15 ligase TRIM25-like isoform X4 has product MAENMSLLGLEDELTCSICLCLFENPVSLICGHSFCANCLEATWNDRVSSLSCPQCRMVFTSKPELKKNTVLSAVLDAYRIKAGVSEPVKEHFEVKMKDPDVIKCDNCMEAKAVKTCLTCMASYCEEHVRPHRENAIFRAHQLSDPLPDLMERLCSDHGKLMEFYCNQHQSCMCSTCLQDMHKGCEFITADERRFKQKTDLTDKLNILDVKMDKNQQVMTQMKEQQVKLKELATTRKRILETEYRQIREMIDRDEKEAMLTIDKEQEKGQSKLVTMIKKFNENIEKMSRTKSEINILLDQSQSLAFIKASVDLPSVVNFEPHNPRVNVESKEVIAYHASAVALKEWITKLMQQPLENRISLLKPEFEKSVLGAVKESSIPSVPHIMDPIRQNAFFPVRGNQFPGIPIEIPPLLPNPRDMWMQKAPIAWFDPSAHLTSPSPTSGPKAKAPGTKQKNFSKPAKDQKDRKDQKPNNPPAVSPDVLNSVKRSDLLKYGTILNFDVRTAHKRILLTENNTKATVSDDPAHYPDIPLRFSVCSQVLCTKGFSQGRHYWEIKMSSNNFCGLGLAYGRIDRKGPSSRLGRNADSWCVEWFNVKLSAWHNSIETVLQNPNPSRVGVLLDCDQGSATFYNVQDRAYPFHTFVFPFIEAVYPAFWIFSNTSSVTLCKLNN; this is encoded by the exons ATGGCGGAAAATATGTCTCTGCTGGGTCTTGAAgatgagttaacatgtagtatcTGTTTATGTCTGTTCGAGAACCCGGTGAGTTTAATCTGTGGACACAGTTTCTGCGCTAACTGTCTCGAAGCGACATGGAACGACAGGGTATCATCTCTGTCCTGTCCTCAATGTCGAATGGTGTTCACCAGTAAACCTGAATTAAAGAAGAACACCGTCCTCAGCGCAGTGCTCGACGCCTATAGAATAAAAGCAGGCGTCTCTGAACCAGTCAAGGaacattttgaggtgaaaatgaaaGATCCAGATGTAATCAAATGTGATAACTGCATGGAAGCCAAAGCCGTCAAAACTTGTCTGACATGTATGGCGTCTTATTGTGAGGAGCATGTCAGGCCCCACCGGGAGAATGCCATTTTCCGGGCGCATCAACTGTCTGATCCGCTGCCAGATCTAATGGAGCGTCTCTGTTCAGATCATGGCAAACTGATGGAGTTCTACTGCAATCAACACCAGAGCTGCATGTGCAGTACCTGTCTGCAGGACATGCATAAAGGCTGTGAGTTTATCACGGCAGATGAGCGACGCTTCAAACAAAAG ACTGACCTGACTGACAAGCTCAACATCCTTGATGTCAAAATGGACAAGAATCAGCAGGTTATGACACAGATGAAGGAGCAACAAGTCAAATTAAAG GAGCTAGCTACAACCCGCAAACGTATTCTTGAGACTGAATACAGGCAGATTAGAGAAATGATTGACCGAGATGAGAAAGAAGCCATGCTTACTATCGATAAGGAACAGGAAAAAGGTCAGAGCAAACTGGTCACCATGATAAAGAAATTTAATGAGAACATCGAGAAGATGAGTAGGACCAAATCTGAGATCAACATTCTGCTGGACCAGTCGCAGTCACTAGCATTCATAAAG GCCTCTGTGGATTTGCCCTCTGTGGTAAATTTTGAGCCCCATAACCCTCGTGTGAATGTGGAAAGTAAAGAGGTGATAGCTTATCATGCCTCTGCAGTTGCACTGAAGGAGTGGATCACCAAATTAATGCAGCAGCCATTAGAAAACAGAATCTCTTTACTTAAACCAG agtttGAGAAATCTGTTCTTGGCGCAG TTAAAGAAAGTTCTATTCCGAGTGTACCACACATTATGGACCCGATCAGACAGAATGCATTTTTTCCAGTGAGAG GAAACCAATTCCCTGGAATCCCAATTGAGATTCCTCCCCTCTTGCCAAATCCAAGAGACATGT gGATGCAAAAGGCACCAATTGCGTGGTTTGACCCTTCAGCACATTTGACATCTCCCAGTCCAACCTCTGGTCCCAAAGCCAAGGCTCCAGGAACTAAACAGAAAAATTTCA GCAAGCCTGCTAAAGATCAGAAAGATCGCAAAGACCAGAAGCCAAACA ATCCACCTGCTGTTTCACCAGATGTGCTAAACTCTGTTAAACGAAGTGACCTTCTTAAAT ATGGCACTATCCTCAATTTTGACGTCAGAACAGCTCACAAGCGGATCTTGCTGACTGAAAACAACACCAAAGCCACAGTCTCGGATGACCCAGCTCATTATCCAGATATTCCCCTTCGCTTTTCTGTTTGTTCCCAGGTGCTCTGCACAAAGGGTTTCTCTCAGGGCCGTCATTATTGGGAGATCAAAATGAGCAGTAACAACTTCTGCGGACTGGGACTTGCATATGGAAGAATCGACCGCAAGGGTCCGTCTAGCCGTCTGGGGCGTAATGCAGACTCCTGGTGTGTGGAGTGGTTTAACGTGAAGCTTTCTGCATGGCACAACAGCATCGAGACGGTGCTGCAGAATCCCAACCCGAGCCGCGTGGGCGTCTTGCTGGACTGTGATCAGGGAAGTGCAACATTCTATAATGTGCAGGACAGGGCCTACCCTTTCCACACATTTGTCTTTCCTTTTATTGAGGCTGTATATCCTGCTTTCTGGATCTTCTCAAATACCTCTTCTGTCACTTTGTGCAAGCTCAACAATTGA
- the LOC132161306 gene encoding E3 ubiquitin/ISG15 ligase TRIM25-like isoform X2, translating to MAENMSLLGLEDELTCSICLCLFENPVSLICGHSFCANCLEATWNDRVSSLSCPQCRMVFTSKPELKKNTVLSAVLDAYRIKAGVSEPVKEHFEVKMKDPDVIKCDNCMEAKAVKTCLTCMASYCEEHVRPHRENAIFRAHQLSDPLPDLMERLCSDHGKLMEFYCNQHQSCMCSTCLQDMHKGCEFITADERRFKQKTDLTDKLNILDVKMDKNQQVMTQMKEQQVKLKELATTRKRILETEYRQIREMIDRDEKEAMLTIDKEQEKGQSKLVTMIKKFNENIEKMSRTKSEINILLDQSQSLAFIKASVDLPSVVNFEPHNPRVNVESKEVIAYHASAVALKEWITKLMQQPLENRISLLKPEFEKSVLGAVKESSIPSVPHIMDPIRQNAFFPVRGMQKAPIAWFDPSAHLTSPSPTSGPKAKAPGTKQKNFSKPAKDQKDRKDQKPNKPRNPSKGANPVFSKSMENLLDITVKTVDIPDINPPAVSPDVLNSVKRSDLLKYGTILNFDVRTAHKRILLTENNTKATVSDDPAHYPDIPLRFSVCSQVLCTKGFSQGRHYWEIKMSSNNFCGLGLAYGRIDRKGPSSRLGRNADSWCVEWFNVKLSAWHNSIETVLQNPNPSRVGVLLDCDQGSATFYNVQDRAYPFHTFVFPFIEAVYPAFWIFSNTSSVTLCKLNN from the exons ATGGCGGAAAATATGTCTCTGCTGGGTCTTGAAgatgagttaacatgtagtatcTGTTTATGTCTGTTCGAGAACCCGGTGAGTTTAATCTGTGGACACAGTTTCTGCGCTAACTGTCTCGAAGCGACATGGAACGACAGGGTATCATCTCTGTCCTGTCCTCAATGTCGAATGGTGTTCACCAGTAAACCTGAATTAAAGAAGAACACCGTCCTCAGCGCAGTGCTCGACGCCTATAGAATAAAAGCAGGCGTCTCTGAACCAGTCAAGGaacattttgaggtgaaaatgaaaGATCCAGATGTAATCAAATGTGATAACTGCATGGAAGCCAAAGCCGTCAAAACTTGTCTGACATGTATGGCGTCTTATTGTGAGGAGCATGTCAGGCCCCACCGGGAGAATGCCATTTTCCGGGCGCATCAACTGTCTGATCCGCTGCCAGATCTAATGGAGCGTCTCTGTTCAGATCATGGCAAACTGATGGAGTTCTACTGCAATCAACACCAGAGCTGCATGTGCAGTACCTGTCTGCAGGACATGCATAAAGGCTGTGAGTTTATCACGGCAGATGAGCGACGCTTCAAACAAAAG ACTGACCTGACTGACAAGCTCAACATCCTTGATGTCAAAATGGACAAGAATCAGCAGGTTATGACACAGATGAAGGAGCAACAAGTCAAATTAAAG GAGCTAGCTACAACCCGCAAACGTATTCTTGAGACTGAATACAGGCAGATTAGAGAAATGATTGACCGAGATGAGAAAGAAGCCATGCTTACTATCGATAAGGAACAGGAAAAAGGTCAGAGCAAACTGGTCACCATGATAAAGAAATTTAATGAGAACATCGAGAAGATGAGTAGGACCAAATCTGAGATCAACATTCTGCTGGACCAGTCGCAGTCACTAGCATTCATAAAG GCCTCTGTGGATTTGCCCTCTGTGGTAAATTTTGAGCCCCATAACCCTCGTGTGAATGTGGAAAGTAAAGAGGTGATAGCTTATCATGCCTCTGCAGTTGCACTGAAGGAGTGGATCACCAAATTAATGCAGCAGCCATTAGAAAACAGAATCTCTTTACTTAAACCAG agtttGAGAAATCTGTTCTTGGCGCAG TTAAAGAAAGTTCTATTCCGAGTGTACCACACATTATGGACCCGATCAGACAGAATGCATTTTTTCCAGTGAGAG gGATGCAAAAGGCACCAATTGCGTGGTTTGACCCTTCAGCACATTTGACATCTCCCAGTCCAACCTCTGGTCCCAAAGCCAAGGCTCCAGGAACTAAACAGAAAAATTTCA GCAAGCCTGCTAAAGATCAGAAAGATCGCAAAGACCAGAAGCCAAACA AACCTAGGAATCCTTCTAAAGGAGCAAATCCTGTTTTCTCCAAAAGCATGGAAAACTTGCTTGACATCACAGTTAAAACTGTAGACATACCTGACATAA ATCCACCTGCTGTTTCACCAGATGTGCTAAACTCTGTTAAACGAAGTGACCTTCTTAAAT ATGGCACTATCCTCAATTTTGACGTCAGAACAGCTCACAAGCGGATCTTGCTGACTGAAAACAACACCAAAGCCACAGTCTCGGATGACCCAGCTCATTATCCAGATATTCCCCTTCGCTTTTCTGTTTGTTCCCAGGTGCTCTGCACAAAGGGTTTCTCTCAGGGCCGTCATTATTGGGAGATCAAAATGAGCAGTAACAACTTCTGCGGACTGGGACTTGCATATGGAAGAATCGACCGCAAGGGTCCGTCTAGCCGTCTGGGGCGTAATGCAGACTCCTGGTGTGTGGAGTGGTTTAACGTGAAGCTTTCTGCATGGCACAACAGCATCGAGACGGTGCTGCAGAATCCCAACCCGAGCCGCGTGGGCGTCTTGCTGGACTGTGATCAGGGAAGTGCAACATTCTATAATGTGCAGGACAGGGCCTACCCTTTCCACACATTTGTCTTTCCTTTTATTGAGGCTGTATATCCTGCTTTCTGGATCTTCTCAAATACCTCTTCTGTCACTTTGTGCAAGCTCAACAATTGA
- the LOC132161306 gene encoding E3 ubiquitin/ISG15 ligase TRIM25-like isoform X6 has protein sequence MAENMSLLGLEDELTCSICLCLFENPVSLICGHSFCANCLEATWNDRVSSLSCPQCRMVFTSKPELKKNTVLSAVLDAYRIKAGVSEPVKEHFEVKMKDPDVIKCDNCMEAKAVKTCLTCMASYCEEHVRPHRENAIFRAHQLSDPLPDLMERLCSDHGKLMEFYCNQHQSCMCSTCLQDMHKGCEFITADERRFKQKTDLTDKLNILDVKMDKNQQVMTQMKEQQVKLKELATTRKRILETEYRQIREMIDRDEKEAMLTIDKEQEKGQSKLVTMIKKFNENIEKMSRTKSEINILLDQSQSLAFIKASVDLPSVVNFEPHNPRVNVESKEVIAYHASAVALKEWITKLMQQPLENRISLLKPEFEKSVLGAGMQKAPIAWFDPSAHLTSPSPTSGPKAKAPGTKQKNFSKPAKDQKDRKDQKPNKPRNPSKGANPVFSKSMENLLDITVKTVDIPDINPPAVSPDVLNSVKRSDLLKYGTILNFDVRTAHKRILLTENNTKATVSDDPAHYPDIPLRFSVCSQVLCTKGFSQGRHYWEIKMSSNNFCGLGLAYGRIDRKGPSSRLGRNADSWCVEWFNVKLSAWHNSIETVLQNPNPSRVGVLLDCDQGSATFYNVQDRAYPFHTFVFPFIEAVYPAFWIFSNTSSVTLCKLNN, from the exons ATGGCGGAAAATATGTCTCTGCTGGGTCTTGAAgatgagttaacatgtagtatcTGTTTATGTCTGTTCGAGAACCCGGTGAGTTTAATCTGTGGACACAGTTTCTGCGCTAACTGTCTCGAAGCGACATGGAACGACAGGGTATCATCTCTGTCCTGTCCTCAATGTCGAATGGTGTTCACCAGTAAACCTGAATTAAAGAAGAACACCGTCCTCAGCGCAGTGCTCGACGCCTATAGAATAAAAGCAGGCGTCTCTGAACCAGTCAAGGaacattttgaggtgaaaatgaaaGATCCAGATGTAATCAAATGTGATAACTGCATGGAAGCCAAAGCCGTCAAAACTTGTCTGACATGTATGGCGTCTTATTGTGAGGAGCATGTCAGGCCCCACCGGGAGAATGCCATTTTCCGGGCGCATCAACTGTCTGATCCGCTGCCAGATCTAATGGAGCGTCTCTGTTCAGATCATGGCAAACTGATGGAGTTCTACTGCAATCAACACCAGAGCTGCATGTGCAGTACCTGTCTGCAGGACATGCATAAAGGCTGTGAGTTTATCACGGCAGATGAGCGACGCTTCAAACAAAAG ACTGACCTGACTGACAAGCTCAACATCCTTGATGTCAAAATGGACAAGAATCAGCAGGTTATGACACAGATGAAGGAGCAACAAGTCAAATTAAAG GAGCTAGCTACAACCCGCAAACGTATTCTTGAGACTGAATACAGGCAGATTAGAGAAATGATTGACCGAGATGAGAAAGAAGCCATGCTTACTATCGATAAGGAACAGGAAAAAGGTCAGAGCAAACTGGTCACCATGATAAAGAAATTTAATGAGAACATCGAGAAGATGAGTAGGACCAAATCTGAGATCAACATTCTGCTGGACCAGTCGCAGTCACTAGCATTCATAAAG GCCTCTGTGGATTTGCCCTCTGTGGTAAATTTTGAGCCCCATAACCCTCGTGTGAATGTGGAAAGTAAAGAGGTGATAGCTTATCATGCCTCTGCAGTTGCACTGAAGGAGTGGATCACCAAATTAATGCAGCAGCCATTAGAAAACAGAATCTCTTTACTTAAACCAG agtttGAGAAATCTGTTCTTGGCGCAG gGATGCAAAAGGCACCAATTGCGTGGTTTGACCCTTCAGCACATTTGACATCTCCCAGTCCAACCTCTGGTCCCAAAGCCAAGGCTCCAGGAACTAAACAGAAAAATTTCA GCAAGCCTGCTAAAGATCAGAAAGATCGCAAAGACCAGAAGCCAAACA AACCTAGGAATCCTTCTAAAGGAGCAAATCCTGTTTTCTCCAAAAGCATGGAAAACTTGCTTGACATCACAGTTAAAACTGTAGACATACCTGACATAA ATCCACCTGCTGTTTCACCAGATGTGCTAAACTCTGTTAAACGAAGTGACCTTCTTAAAT ATGGCACTATCCTCAATTTTGACGTCAGAACAGCTCACAAGCGGATCTTGCTGACTGAAAACAACACCAAAGCCACAGTCTCGGATGACCCAGCTCATTATCCAGATATTCCCCTTCGCTTTTCTGTTTGTTCCCAGGTGCTCTGCACAAAGGGTTTCTCTCAGGGCCGTCATTATTGGGAGATCAAAATGAGCAGTAACAACTTCTGCGGACTGGGACTTGCATATGGAAGAATCGACCGCAAGGGTCCGTCTAGCCGTCTGGGGCGTAATGCAGACTCCTGGTGTGTGGAGTGGTTTAACGTGAAGCTTTCTGCATGGCACAACAGCATCGAGACGGTGCTGCAGAATCCCAACCCGAGCCGCGTGGGCGTCTTGCTGGACTGTGATCAGGGAAGTGCAACATTCTATAATGTGCAGGACAGGGCCTACCCTTTCCACACATTTGTCTTTCCTTTTATTGAGGCTGTATATCCTGCTTTCTGGATCTTCTCAAATACCTCTTCTGTCACTTTGTGCAAGCTCAACAATTGA
- the LOC132161306 gene encoding E3 ubiquitin/ISG15 ligase TRIM25-like isoform X1, which produces MAENMSLLGLEDELTCSICLCLFENPVSLICGHSFCANCLEATWNDRVSSLSCPQCRMVFTSKPELKKNTVLSAVLDAYRIKAGVSEPVKEHFEVKMKDPDVIKCDNCMEAKAVKTCLTCMASYCEEHVRPHRENAIFRAHQLSDPLPDLMERLCSDHGKLMEFYCNQHQSCMCSTCLQDMHKGCEFITADERRFKQKTDLTDKLNILDVKMDKNQQVMTQMKEQQVKLKELATTRKRILETEYRQIREMIDRDEKEAMLTIDKEQEKGQSKLVTMIKKFNENIEKMSRTKSEINILLDQSQSLAFIKASVDLPSVVNFEPHNPRVNVESKEVIAYHASAVALKEWITKLMQQPLENRISLLKPEFEKSVLGAVKESSIPSVPHIMDPIRQNAFFPVRGNQFPGIPIEIPPLLPNPRDMWMQKAPIAWFDPSAHLTSPSPTSGPKAKAPGTKQKNFSKPAKDQKDRKDQKPNKPRNPSKGANPVFSKSMENLLDITVKTVDIPDINPPAVSPDVLNSVKRSDLLKYGTILNFDVRTAHKRILLTENNTKATVSDDPAHYPDIPLRFSVCSQVLCTKGFSQGRHYWEIKMSSNNFCGLGLAYGRIDRKGPSSRLGRNADSWCVEWFNVKLSAWHNSIETVLQNPNPSRVGVLLDCDQGSATFYNVQDRAYPFHTFVFPFIEAVYPAFWIFSNTSSVTLCKLNN; this is translated from the exons ATGGCGGAAAATATGTCTCTGCTGGGTCTTGAAgatgagttaacatgtagtatcTGTTTATGTCTGTTCGAGAACCCGGTGAGTTTAATCTGTGGACACAGTTTCTGCGCTAACTGTCTCGAAGCGACATGGAACGACAGGGTATCATCTCTGTCCTGTCCTCAATGTCGAATGGTGTTCACCAGTAAACCTGAATTAAAGAAGAACACCGTCCTCAGCGCAGTGCTCGACGCCTATAGAATAAAAGCAGGCGTCTCTGAACCAGTCAAGGaacattttgaggtgaaaatgaaaGATCCAGATGTAATCAAATGTGATAACTGCATGGAAGCCAAAGCCGTCAAAACTTGTCTGACATGTATGGCGTCTTATTGTGAGGAGCATGTCAGGCCCCACCGGGAGAATGCCATTTTCCGGGCGCATCAACTGTCTGATCCGCTGCCAGATCTAATGGAGCGTCTCTGTTCAGATCATGGCAAACTGATGGAGTTCTACTGCAATCAACACCAGAGCTGCATGTGCAGTACCTGTCTGCAGGACATGCATAAAGGCTGTGAGTTTATCACGGCAGATGAGCGACGCTTCAAACAAAAG ACTGACCTGACTGACAAGCTCAACATCCTTGATGTCAAAATGGACAAGAATCAGCAGGTTATGACACAGATGAAGGAGCAACAAGTCAAATTAAAG GAGCTAGCTACAACCCGCAAACGTATTCTTGAGACTGAATACAGGCAGATTAGAGAAATGATTGACCGAGATGAGAAAGAAGCCATGCTTACTATCGATAAGGAACAGGAAAAAGGTCAGAGCAAACTGGTCACCATGATAAAGAAATTTAATGAGAACATCGAGAAGATGAGTAGGACCAAATCTGAGATCAACATTCTGCTGGACCAGTCGCAGTCACTAGCATTCATAAAG GCCTCTGTGGATTTGCCCTCTGTGGTAAATTTTGAGCCCCATAACCCTCGTGTGAATGTGGAAAGTAAAGAGGTGATAGCTTATCATGCCTCTGCAGTTGCACTGAAGGAGTGGATCACCAAATTAATGCAGCAGCCATTAGAAAACAGAATCTCTTTACTTAAACCAG agtttGAGAAATCTGTTCTTGGCGCAG TTAAAGAAAGTTCTATTCCGAGTGTACCACACATTATGGACCCGATCAGACAGAATGCATTTTTTCCAGTGAGAG GAAACCAATTCCCTGGAATCCCAATTGAGATTCCTCCCCTCTTGCCAAATCCAAGAGACATGT gGATGCAAAAGGCACCAATTGCGTGGTTTGACCCTTCAGCACATTTGACATCTCCCAGTCCAACCTCTGGTCCCAAAGCCAAGGCTCCAGGAACTAAACAGAAAAATTTCA GCAAGCCTGCTAAAGATCAGAAAGATCGCAAAGACCAGAAGCCAAACA AACCTAGGAATCCTTCTAAAGGAGCAAATCCTGTTTTCTCCAAAAGCATGGAAAACTTGCTTGACATCACAGTTAAAACTGTAGACATACCTGACATAA ATCCACCTGCTGTTTCACCAGATGTGCTAAACTCTGTTAAACGAAGTGACCTTCTTAAAT ATGGCACTATCCTCAATTTTGACGTCAGAACAGCTCACAAGCGGATCTTGCTGACTGAAAACAACACCAAAGCCACAGTCTCGGATGACCCAGCTCATTATCCAGATATTCCCCTTCGCTTTTCTGTTTGTTCCCAGGTGCTCTGCACAAAGGGTTTCTCTCAGGGCCGTCATTATTGGGAGATCAAAATGAGCAGTAACAACTTCTGCGGACTGGGACTTGCATATGGAAGAATCGACCGCAAGGGTCCGTCTAGCCGTCTGGGGCGTAATGCAGACTCCTGGTGTGTGGAGTGGTTTAACGTGAAGCTTTCTGCATGGCACAACAGCATCGAGACGGTGCTGCAGAATCCCAACCCGAGCCGCGTGGGCGTCTTGCTGGACTGTGATCAGGGAAGTGCAACATTCTATAATGTGCAGGACAGGGCCTACCCTTTCCACACATTTGTCTTTCCTTTTATTGAGGCTGTATATCCTGCTTTCTGGATCTTCTCAAATACCTCTTCTGTCACTTTGTGCAAGCTCAACAATTGA